A single Leptospira kirschneri serovar Cynopteri str. 3522 CT DNA region contains:
- a CDS encoding BamA/OMP85 family outer membrane protein — protein MVLDFTLKRIFSPILKGTLFAILVGLLFYSGELTQILSKRSDFLGKTIKEVKFKGNKNTPDADLESMIEIKVGKILTKRILDRDLKNLFNSGFFYFVDIQAEDFQDGVRIIFDLKERPRVREIEFVGADEVFPADLRDKLPLKDNEVITPQKITKSRDLILQKYRDEGFFLAYVKVELGKPDPKTNLVRVRFIIDEGEEIPVSKINVYGNESIETSEILSIMEMKEEGVFEGGNFKESSFEKDKDMIVAYLKSKGYLDAELIREGTNWEIHWENPEKKDRRVIIVNIKISEGQVYFFNGYTLNHDMSLDGEGRPLFLNKEKNPPETTKEELKPLFTPKEIEKSLDYNDGDVGVIFDETRFMRDRGTMNELYSSRGYLFAQVIPRRKIVSLDRENLEYYENCYSRKSEEERRICENEYSQLHVKRLRQLYNTKPELHGKKFVHVDFNIRENNLAYVENVVIKGNKKTQDRVIRRELLFKQGDLFNSILVNRSRERIFNLGYFKEVNFNMRPGSDQTKMNLIIEVVEQPTGTVSMGGGYGTITGFSIFTEVGENNLNGTGQKISGRLEFGPFRRLFQITWTEPWLYNKPWSLSLSLFYSSRIYNVGAVSITENNNQQSIKEQAIYSRDGVGFTVGIGHRIFINWTHFHRYSPSIYASTNPSSLVSDQVLAEVRRGWQFRSQISNGIAYDIRDNVFNPTQGYDLLFQIDNVGQALGGQSHFDQYRVLAEYYHTWFDYSLFGLFRNNALRRWRVVQEFRSSSLFTYQRVPYYGKQDPIQKPYIQLQDLQFLGGYESLRGWFYNDAKYPTEWRDGAATRMMFGSELRFPIEPTLLWLVAFFDAGALYEEVNRATGVRKDLFESYDQRVKEAQMKDPVGYYLANNYNLTALRKSDYTFEELNNPANLVLSGNNIALDKFRFSWGIGLRIQIPVLPLRIYFAQKLKYTGVADHPFTKFESDNAFQFVFGIGDYRF, from the coding sequence GTGGTTTTAGATTTTACGTTGAAGCGAATATTCTCCCCAATTTTAAAAGGAACTCTATTTGCGATCCTTGTAGGACTTCTATTCTATTCAGGCGAATTGACTCAAATCCTTTCCAAACGAAGTGACTTCTTAGGAAAGACAATCAAAGAAGTTAAATTCAAAGGAAATAAAAATACTCCCGACGCGGATCTCGAATCTATGATCGAGATAAAAGTTGGTAAAATACTTACAAAGAGAATTTTAGATCGAGACTTAAAAAATCTCTTTAACTCCGGTTTTTTTTATTTTGTAGATATTCAAGCGGAAGATTTCCAGGACGGTGTTCGGATCATATTTGATCTTAAAGAAAGACCTAGAGTTAGAGAAATTGAATTTGTAGGAGCAGACGAAGTTTTTCCTGCGGATCTAAGAGATAAACTTCCTCTCAAAGACAATGAGGTGATCACACCTCAAAAAATCACAAAATCTAGAGATTTAATTCTTCAAAAATATAGAGACGAAGGATTTTTCCTCGCTTATGTAAAAGTGGAACTGGGTAAACCAGATCCTAAAACAAATCTGGTTCGAGTTCGTTTTATCATAGATGAAGGAGAAGAGATTCCGGTTTCTAAAATCAACGTTTACGGAAACGAATCCATTGAAACTTCCGAAATTCTTTCTATTATGGAGATGAAAGAGGAAGGAGTTTTTGAAGGTGGAAATTTTAAAGAATCTTCCTTTGAAAAGGACAAGGATATGATTGTCGCTTATCTCAAAAGTAAGGGTTATCTGGACGCTGAATTGATCCGAGAGGGAACGAATTGGGAAATCCACTGGGAAAACCCAGAAAAAAAAGATAGAAGAGTTATTATCGTAAACATTAAAATTTCTGAAGGCCAGGTTTATTTTTTCAACGGTTATACTTTAAATCACGACATGTCTTTAGATGGAGAAGGCAGACCTCTTTTTTTAAACAAAGAAAAAAATCCTCCTGAAACCACAAAAGAAGAATTAAAACCTCTATTTACTCCTAAAGAAATCGAAAAGAGTTTAGATTACAATGATGGTGACGTAGGAGTTATTTTCGACGAGACTCGTTTTATGAGAGATCGTGGAACGATGAACGAACTTTACAGTTCGAGAGGTTATCTTTTTGCTCAGGTAATTCCTCGTAGAAAGATAGTATCTTTAGATCGTGAAAATTTAGAATATTATGAAAATTGTTATAGCCGTAAATCCGAAGAAGAAAGAAGAATCTGTGAAAATGAATATTCTCAACTTCATGTTAAACGCCTGAGACAGCTTTACAACACTAAACCTGAGTTACACGGTAAAAAATTCGTTCACGTAGACTTTAATATACGAGAAAACAATCTTGCCTACGTGGAAAACGTAGTCATCAAGGGAAATAAAAAAACTCAAGATCGTGTGATTCGAAGAGAACTTCTATTTAAACAAGGAGATTTGTTCAATTCCATTTTAGTCAATCGTTCCCGTGAAAGAATTTTTAATCTAGGTTATTTTAAAGAAGTGAACTTTAACATGAGACCAGGTTCCGATCAGACCAAAATGAATCTGATTATAGAAGTTGTGGAACAACCGACCGGAACCGTTTCTATGGGAGGTGGTTATGGCACGATCACAGGATTTTCCATCTTTACCGAAGTAGGCGAAAACAATTTAAACGGAACTGGTCAAAAAATTTCAGGCCGTTTGGAGTTTGGTCCTTTTAGAAGGCTCTTTCAGATTACTTGGACGGAGCCTTGGCTTTATAATAAACCTTGGTCTCTTTCACTTTCTCTTTTTTATTCTTCTAGAATCTATAACGTAGGAGCTGTTTCGATTACCGAAAACAATAATCAACAATCCATCAAAGAACAAGCCATCTATTCCAGAGATGGTGTAGGTTTTACAGTAGGAATCGGTCATAGGATTTTTATCAACTGGACTCATTTTCATAGATATTCTCCCAGTATTTACGCTTCTACAAATCCTTCTTCTCTTGTATCGGATCAGGTTCTTGCGGAGGTTCGCAGAGGATGGCAGTTCCGTTCTCAAATTTCAAATGGAATTGCGTATGATATTAGAGATAACGTATTTAATCCTACACAAGGTTATGACTTACTCTTTCAGATAGATAATGTAGGTCAGGCGCTCGGAGGACAATCTCATTTTGATCAGTATCGGGTTCTTGCGGAATACTATCACACTTGGTTTGATTATAGTCTTTTTGGACTTTTTAGAAATAACGCTCTCAGACGTTGGAGAGTCGTTCAGGAATTTAGAAGTTCTTCTCTTTTTACCTATCAAAGAGTTCCTTACTATGGAAAACAAGATCCAATTCAAAAACCTTATATTCAGTTACAAGACTTACAGTTCTTAGGTGGATATGAATCTCTACGCGGATGGTTTTATAACGATGCAAAGTATCCTACCGAATGGAGAGACGGTGCCGCGACTAGGATGATGTTCGGCTCGGAACTTCGTTTTCCGATTGAGCCCACCTTACTTTGGTTAGTCGCTTTTTTTGATGCGGGCGCTTTGTATGAAGAAGTAAACCGTGCTACTGGCGTAAGAAAGGATCTTTTTGAAAGTTACGACCAAAGAGTCAAAGAAGCTCAAATGAAAGATCCTGTAGGTTATTACCTTGCTAATAATTATAATTTAACCGCTCTTAGAAAATCAGATTATACTTTCGAAGAGCTTAACAACCCGGCTAATCTGGTGCTTTCCGGAAATAATATTGCCTTGGATAAGTTTCGATTTTCTTGGGGAATAGGACTTAGAATTCAAATTCCGGTTCTTCCACTTAGAATTTATTTTGCACAAAAATTAAAGTATACTGGAGTTGCGGATCATCCTTTCACTAAATTTGAATCCGATAATGCATTTCAGTTTGTGTTTGGAATCGGGGACTATAGGTTTTAG